In Synechococcus sp. RS9909, one genomic interval encodes:
- a CDS encoding metallophosphoesterase — protein sequence MPLRRRQLLQLAAAGAGSGAWWLLGQQQQPATAAPNRTPDLRLGLISDLNASYGSSSYIPQVNQGLRQLLALQPALVVCAGDMVAGQKRGLSAGQLDGMWEGFARTVLAPIRQAGLPFLPAVGNHDGSPGFEADRAAVRRFWTPRRQALGLRFVDAGDFPFHYSALQSDVFWLVWDASASRIPASQLSWARQQLTSPEARQARLRLVVGHLPLVGVSQGRDRAGETLDQAAAVQSLLEQGRVQAYISGHQHAWFPARRGQLDLIHLGAMGSGPRRLLQGNIPPQQTYTTLDIHWGNSSLVETTYAVTSGQPVAWSRLPATLMGRAGGLNRNVQVRSIRR from the coding sequence ATGCCCCTGCGCCGCCGCCAGCTGCTCCAGCTCGCCGCCGCCGGCGCGGGCAGCGGTGCCTGGTGGCTGCTCGGGCAACAACAGCAGCCAGCCACGGCGGCCCCCAACCGCACCCCTGATCTGCGCCTCGGCCTGATCAGCGACCTCAACGCCAGCTACGGCTCCAGCAGCTACATCCCGCAGGTGAACCAGGGTCTCCGGCAGCTGCTGGCACTGCAACCGGCCCTGGTGGTGTGCGCCGGCGACATGGTGGCCGGCCAGAAGCGTGGCCTGAGCGCCGGCCAGCTGGATGGGATGTGGGAGGGCTTTGCCCGCACGGTGCTGGCGCCAATCCGCCAGGCCGGCCTGCCCTTCCTGCCGGCCGTCGGCAACCACGATGGCTCCCCCGGCTTTGAGGCCGATCGGGCAGCGGTGCGCCGCTTCTGGACGCCGCGGCGCCAGGCCCTCGGCCTGCGGTTTGTGGATGCGGGCGATTTTCCCTTTCACTACAGCGCCCTGCAGAGTGATGTGTTCTGGCTGGTGTGGGATGCCAGCGCCAGCCGCATCCCCGCCAGCCAGCTCAGCTGGGCCCGCCAGCAGTTGACCAGCCCGGAAGCGCGCCAGGCACGGCTGCGGCTGGTGGTGGGCCACCTGCCCCTGGTGGGTGTGAGCCAGGGGCGCGACCGTGCCGGCGAAACCCTGGATCAGGCCGCAGCCGTGCAGAGCCTGCTGGAGCAGGGCCGCGTGCAGGCCTACATCAGCGGCCACCAGCACGCCTGGTTCCCCGCCCGGCGCGGCCAGCTGGATCTGATCCATCTGGGGGCGATGGGCAGCGGCCCCAGACGGCTCCTCCAGGGGAACATTCCTCCCCAGCAGACCTACACCACCCTCGACATCCACTGGGGCAACAGCTCCCTGGTGGAGACCACCTACGCCGTGACCAGCGGCCAGCCCGTGGCCTGGAGCCGCCTACCCGCCACCTTGATGGGCCGCGCCGGCGGCCTCAACCGCAACGTTCAGGTGCGATCGATCCGCCGGTAG
- the sufB gene encoding Fe-S cluster assembly protein SufB — MTSVSTRDLVSQPYKYGFVTDIATDKIAKGLSEDVVRLISAKKGEPEFLLNFRLKAYRHWLTLEEPDWAALGYPPINYQDIIYYAAPKQPQEKKSSLDEVDPKLLETFEKLGIPLNEQKRLSNVAVDAVFDSVSIATTYKEKLAEHGVVFCSFAEAVKEHPELIERYLGTVVSSNDNYFAALNSAVFSDGSFVFIPKGVECPMELSTYFRINSGDTGQFERTLIVAEEGASVSYLEGCTAPMFDTNQLHAAVVELVALDDASIKYSTVQNWYAGDENGVGGIYNFVTKRGQCRGARSRISWTQVETGSAITWKYPSCVLQGADSVGEFYSVALTNNCQQADTGTKMVHVGPRTRSTIVSKGISAGRSSNSYRGLVQMAPSAKGARNYSQCDSMLIGDQAAANTYPYIRSQQPQAAIEHEASTCRISEDQLFYLQSRGIGFEEAVSMMVSGFCRDVFNQLPMEFAAEADKLLALKLEGSVG, encoded by the coding sequence ATGACCAGTGTCTCCACTCGCGATCTCGTCAGTCAGCCGTATAAATACGGTTTTGTCACTGATATTGCCACTGACAAAATCGCCAAGGGCCTCAGTGAAGATGTGGTGCGCCTCATCTCGGCCAAGAAAGGCGAGCCGGAGTTTTTGCTCAATTTCCGGCTCAAGGCCTACCGCCACTGGCTGACCCTCGAGGAGCCCGACTGGGCAGCGCTGGGATACCCGCCGATCAACTATCAAGACATCATTTATTACGCGGCGCCGAAGCAGCCTCAGGAGAAGAAAAGCAGCCTCGATGAAGTGGATCCGAAGCTTCTTGAAACCTTCGAGAAGCTCGGCATTCCTCTCAATGAGCAAAAGCGCCTCAGCAATGTGGCCGTGGATGCGGTGTTCGACAGTGTGTCGATCGCCACTACCTATAAAGAGAAGCTGGCGGAGCACGGTGTTGTGTTCTGTTCCTTTGCGGAAGCCGTGAAAGAACATCCGGAGTTGATTGAACGCTATCTGGGCACCGTCGTGTCCAGTAACGACAACTATTTTGCGGCGCTCAATTCCGCTGTTTTCAGTGACGGCTCCTTTGTGTTCATTCCGAAGGGCGTGGAGTGCCCGATGGAGCTCTCCACTTATTTTCGGATCAATTCCGGCGATACCGGTCAGTTCGAGCGCACCCTGATCGTGGCCGAAGAAGGTGCATCGGTGAGTTATCTCGAGGGTTGCACCGCGCCGATGTTCGACACCAACCAACTGCACGCGGCTGTGGTGGAGCTTGTCGCCCTCGATGACGCTTCCATCAAATATTCCACCGTTCAAAACTGGTACGCCGGTGATGAGAATGGTGTGGGCGGTATTTACAACTTTGTGACCAAACGCGGGCAGTGTCGAGGTGCGCGCAGTCGCATCAGTTGGACCCAGGTGGAAACTGGATCAGCCATTACCTGGAAATATCCCAGTTGTGTGTTGCAGGGTGCCGACTCCGTTGGCGAGTTTTACTCCGTGGCGCTCACCAACAACTGCCAGCAAGCGGATACCGGCACCAAGATGGTTCACGTGGGGCCGCGCACACGTTCCACGATCGTGAGCAAAGGCATCAGCGCTGGTCGCTCCAGCAACAGCTACCGCGGCCTGGTGCAGATGGCCCCCTCGGCCAAGGGGGCTCGCAATTACAGCCAGTGCGATTCGATGTTGATCGGCGACCAGGCGGCAGCCAACACCTATCCCTACATCCGCTCGCAGCAGCCCCAGGCGGCGATTGAGCATGAGGCCAGCACCTGCAGAATTTCAGAAGACCAGCTGTTTTATCTGCAGAGCCGTGGCATCGGCTTTGAAGAGGCGGTGTCGATGATGGTGAGTGGCTTCTGCCGCGATGTCTTCAATCAGCTGCCGATGGAATTCGCCGCTGAGGCCGACAAGCTGCTCGCTCTCAAGCTCGAGGGTTCGGTGGGTTGA
- a CDS encoding prolyl oligopeptidase family serine peptidase: protein MPTPLAARIALGRSPVLREPRLIGDWVLWLEQRPQDRGRTTALIRRWGADPQAMQELTPAPINLRSRVHDYGGGVLAASSDGDQLLLVWIDDQDGCLWSQSWCGLTAAEAMTLTALGPARRLSRPGAVLADGQIDAGRRRWLGIGERDGRDWLVSVALDAEEQEPEVVHQAQDFAGYACLSPGGDRLAWVEWQQPAMPWDASQLWVSELDSEGRIIEPVLMAGSRSDAGGQPVSVFQPLWLPDGRLVVSDDSSGWWNLIHTEPTPDLHAPQWQRPWPMRAETAMPQWVYGMRTTAWDGEQLLATVCSEGTWALKRLDDNGEVGTIAQPFDDLAGLQAHEGRAVAIASNSRTGQGLLELDLASGHWRHLPAMEAVLPAEAISVAKPLWFNGAGGERTHAWYYPPSTSTDGAAPLLVKSHSGPTAMARRGLSLGIQFWTSRGWGVVDVNYGGSTGFGRAYRERLKGGWGVVDVEDCAAAARALIASGAAHPDQIAIEGGSAGGYTTLACLCFTEVFGVGACRYAVSDLNAMASDTHRFEARYLDGLVGTWPEERSRYDARSPLQHAEQIRCPVIFFQGLKDRVVPPEQTERMAAALRANGVPVEVHTFAAEGHGFRDSQVQIDVLDATERFFRTHLRLPDPSGRSANRGTEHAPPPSGRP, encoded by the coding sequence ATGCCCACCCCCCTGGCCGCCCGGATCGCCCTGGGCCGATCACCGGTTCTGCGGGAGCCCCGCCTGATCGGCGACTGGGTGCTCTGGCTCGAGCAACGCCCCCAGGACAGGGGGCGCACCACCGCCCTGATCCGCCGCTGGGGTGCCGATCCCCAGGCCATGCAGGAACTGACACCAGCGCCGATCAACCTGCGCAGCCGCGTGCACGATTACGGCGGCGGCGTTCTGGCCGCATCCAGCGATGGCGATCAGTTGCTGCTGGTGTGGATCGATGATCAGGACGGCTGTCTGTGGAGCCAGAGCTGGTGCGGCCTGACCGCAGCGGAGGCCATGACCCTGACCGCCCTGGGGCCAGCCCGCCGTCTCAGTCGGCCCGGCGCCGTGCTGGCCGATGGTCAGATCGATGCCGGCCGCCGGCGCTGGCTGGGGATCGGCGAACGAGATGGTCGGGACTGGCTGGTGAGCGTCGCTCTCGATGCCGAGGAGCAGGAACCGGAGGTGGTGCACCAAGCGCAGGATTTCGCGGGCTACGCCTGCTTGAGCCCGGGCGGTGATCGCCTCGCCTGGGTGGAATGGCAGCAACCGGCCATGCCGTGGGACGCCAGCCAGCTCTGGGTCTCGGAGCTCGATAGCGAAGGCCGGATCATCGAGCCGGTCCTGATGGCGGGAAGCCGCAGCGACGCTGGTGGGCAGCCTGTGTCGGTGTTTCAACCGCTGTGGCTCCCGGATGGACGGCTGGTGGTGAGCGACGACAGCAGCGGTTGGTGGAATCTGATCCACACAGAACCAACGCCGGATCTGCACGCACCGCAATGGCAGCGACCCTGGCCGATGCGGGCGGAGACCGCCATGCCCCAGTGGGTGTATGGCATGCGCACCACCGCCTGGGATGGGGAGCAGCTGCTGGCCACGGTCTGCAGCGAGGGGACGTGGGCTCTGAAACGACTGGACGACAACGGTGAGGTGGGCACCATCGCGCAACCGTTCGACGACCTGGCCGGCCTGCAGGCCCATGAGGGACGGGCCGTGGCGATTGCCAGCAACAGCCGCACGGGGCAAGGATTGCTGGAACTTGATCTGGCCAGCGGCCACTGGCGCCACCTGCCGGCGATGGAGGCGGTGCTGCCCGCTGAGGCGATCAGCGTGGCCAAGCCGCTGTGGTTCAACGGGGCCGGCGGTGAACGCACCCATGCCTGGTACTACCCACCCAGCACGAGCACCGACGGCGCGGCTCCCCTGCTCGTGAAGAGCCACAGCGGCCCCACCGCCATGGCCCGCCGCGGCCTCAGCCTGGGCATCCAGTTCTGGACGTCACGCGGCTGGGGCGTGGTGGATGTGAACTACGGCGGCTCCACCGGATTTGGACGCGCCTACCGGGAGCGGCTGAAGGGAGGCTGGGGCGTGGTGGATGTGGAAGACTGCGCCGCCGCCGCTCGGGCCCTGATCGCCTCCGGTGCAGCCCATCCCGATCAGATCGCGATCGAAGGCGGCAGTGCCGGCGGCTACACCACCCTGGCCTGTCTCTGCTTCACCGAGGTGTTCGGCGTGGGGGCCTGCCGTTATGCCGTAAGCGACCTCAATGCCATGGCCAGCGACACGCATCGCTTCGAAGCGCGCTATCTCGATGGTCTGGTGGGTACCTGGCCAGAGGAGCGGAGCCGTTATGACGCCCGCTCACCCCTGCAACACGCCGAACAGATCCGCTGCCCGGTGATCTTCTTCCAGGGTTTGAAGGATCGGGTGGTGCCACCGGAGCAGACGGAGCGCATGGCAGCGGCGCTGCGAGCCAATGGGGTGCCGGTGGAGGTGCACACCTTCGCGGCGGAGGGGCATGGCTTCCGCGACAGCCAGGTGCAGATCGACGTGCTGGACGCAACGGAACGGTTCTTCCGCACCCATCTCAGGCTTCCGGATCCGTCTGGCCGTAGTGCAAACCGCGGAACTGAGCATGCACCGCCGCCATCTGGGCGGCCGTGA
- the mtnA gene encoding S-methyl-5-thioribose-1-phosphate isomerase, which produces MKIDGKPWRTIWLEPDGGSIGVIDQTQLPHQFTTRTLRSCDEAAEAIRTMVVRGAPLIGVTGAYGLMLALQVDPSDTALAAAFEQLNATRPTAVNLRWALERVRDRVAPLPPAERAEAAKAEAAAIAEEDVAMCEAIGEHGLEIFKQLAAARPPERQDQPFQVLTHCNAGWLATVDWGTALAPIYKAHRAGLKIHVWVDETRPRNQGASLTVYELGREGVPHTVIVDNAGGHLMQHGQVDAVIVGTDRTTRRGDVCNKIGTYLKALAAHDNHVPFYVALPASTIDWTIDDGVAEIPIEARSAREVTHIQGRVDGGPASGELATVQLSPDGSEGFNPAFDVTPACLVTALITERGVAPASEEGLRNLYA; this is translated from the coding sequence ATGAAGATCGACGGCAAGCCCTGGCGCACGATCTGGCTGGAGCCCGATGGCGGCTCGATCGGGGTGATCGATCAGACCCAGTTGCCGCATCAGTTCACCACCCGCACCCTGCGCAGCTGCGATGAAGCGGCTGAGGCGATTCGCACGATGGTGGTGCGTGGCGCGCCCCTGATCGGCGTGACCGGTGCCTATGGGCTGATGCTGGCCCTGCAGGTGGATCCGAGCGATACGGCGTTGGCGGCCGCGTTTGAGCAGCTCAATGCCACTCGGCCCACGGCGGTGAACCTGCGCTGGGCTCTGGAGCGGGTGCGTGATCGTGTGGCGCCGTTGCCGCCGGCCGAGCGGGCCGAGGCGGCCAAGGCAGAAGCTGCGGCCATCGCCGAGGAAGACGTGGCCATGTGCGAGGCCATCGGCGAGCACGGCCTGGAGATCTTCAAACAGCTAGCGGCGGCCCGTCCGCCGGAGCGGCAGGATCAGCCCTTCCAGGTGCTCACCCACTGCAATGCCGGCTGGCTGGCCACGGTCGATTGGGGAACGGCTCTGGCGCCGATCTACAAAGCGCATCGCGCCGGCCTGAAGATCCACGTCTGGGTGGATGAGACCCGGCCGCGCAATCAGGGTGCCTCCCTCACCGTTTACGAACTGGGCCGGGAGGGGGTGCCCCACACCGTGATCGTCGATAACGCCGGTGGCCACCTGATGCAGCACGGTCAGGTGGATGCGGTGATCGTGGGCACCGATCGCACCACCCGCCGCGGCGATGTCTGCAACAAGATCGGCACCTATCTCAAGGCCCTCGCCGCCCACGACAACCACGTTCCTTTCTATGTGGCCCTGCCCGCCTCCACCATCGACTGGACGATCGACGACGGTGTGGCGGAAATCCCGATCGAAGCCCGCAGTGCCCGGGAGGTGACCCACATCCAGGGGCGCGTCGATGGCGGGCCGGCCTCCGGTGAGCTGGCCACCGTGCAACTCAGCCCCGATGGCAGCGAGGGCTTCAATCCCGCCTTTGACGTGACCCCAGCCTGCCTGGTGACGGCGCTGATCACCGAACGGGGCGTGGCACCCGCCAGTGAAGAAGGCCTGCGCAATCTCTACGCCTGA
- a CDS encoding SufS family cysteine desulfurase codes for MIASADRSGVDASAQRVAPVIDLAERTRPDFPILAQATPDGTPLIYLDHAATSQKPRVVLETLQHFYSADNANVHRGAHQLSARATESFEAARTITARFIAAASSHEIVFTRNASEAINLVARSWGDANLKEGDEVLLTVMEHHSNLVPWQLLAQRTGCVLRHVGLTESGRLDLEDLRTKLSARTRLVSLVHISNTLGCCNPVPEVVSLARQQGAKVLLDACQSLAHQPLNVGALGVDFLVGSSHKLCGPTGMGFLWASEALLEAMPPFLGGGEMIQDVFLDHSTWAELPHKFEAGTPAIGEAIGMGAAITYLQSLGLETIQAWEAQLTRHLFRRLEAIDGVRILGPTPEQQPGRGALATFLVDGVHANDIAALLDCSGICIRSGHHCCQPLHRLYGVTASARASLSFTTTLAEIDRFAEELQGTIRFLREHS; via the coding sequence ATGATTGCCAGCGCCGATCGTTCTGGTGTCGATGCCTCGGCGCAGCGGGTGGCTCCGGTGATCGATCTGGCCGAGCGCACGCGCCCCGATTTCCCGATCCTGGCCCAGGCCACCCCGGATGGGACGCCCCTGATCTACCTCGATCACGCCGCCACCAGTCAGAAGCCCCGGGTGGTGCTCGAGACCCTGCAGCACTTCTACAGCGCTGATAATGCCAATGTGCACCGCGGCGCCCATCAGCTCAGCGCCCGGGCGACCGAATCGTTTGAGGCGGCGCGCACGATCACCGCGCGTTTCATTGCCGCCGCCAGCTCCCACGAGATCGTCTTCACGCGCAATGCCAGTGAGGCGATCAACCTGGTGGCGCGCTCCTGGGGAGACGCCAATCTCAAAGAGGGCGATGAAGTGCTCCTCACCGTGATGGAGCACCACAGCAACCTGGTGCCCTGGCAGTTGCTGGCGCAGCGCACCGGCTGTGTGTTGCGCCATGTGGGCCTCACCGAATCCGGCCGCCTTGATCTGGAGGATCTGCGCACCAAGCTCAGCGCGCGCACCCGGCTGGTTTCGCTGGTGCACATCAGCAACACCCTCGGCTGCTGCAATCCCGTTCCGGAGGTGGTGTCTCTGGCCCGGCAGCAGGGCGCGAAGGTGCTCCTCGACGCCTGTCAGAGCCTGGCACATCAGCCGCTGAACGTGGGCGCCCTTGGCGTTGATTTCCTTGTGGGCTCCTCCCACAAGCTCTGCGGCCCCACCGGCATGGGATTTCTCTGGGCGTCGGAGGCCCTGCTGGAGGCGATGCCCCCCTTCCTTGGTGGTGGCGAGATGATCCAGGACGTGTTCCTGGATCACAGCACCTGGGCGGAGCTCCCCCACAAATTTGAAGCCGGGACGCCGGCGATTGGTGAGGCGATCGGCATGGGGGCGGCGATCACCTACCTGCAGAGCCTGGGGCTGGAGACGATTCAGGCCTGGGAGGCCCAGCTCACCCGCCATCTGTTCCGCCGGCTCGAGGCGATCGACGGTGTGCGCATCCTCGGCCCCACCCCGGAGCAGCAGCCTGGTCGTGGCGCTCTCGCCACTTTCTTGGTGGATGGGGTGCATGCCAACGACATCGCCGCGCTGCTCGATTGCAGTGGCATCTGCATTCGCAGTGGCCACCACTGCTGCCAGCCCCTGCATCGCCTTTACGGCGTCACGGCATCGGCCCGGGCCAGTCTCAGCTTCACCACCACGTTGGCGGAAATCGATCGCTTCGCCGAGGAGCTGCAGGGCACGATCCGTTTTCTGCGGGAGCACAGCTGA
- a CDS encoding class II aldolase/adducin family protein yields MSEQELREQLVTVARRMQASGINQGTSGNLSLRLPGGMLITPSSLPYEQMEPGDLVALDLAGQPLQPDQPQRRPSSEWRLHADVLASRLEAMAVLHCHPVHATALACHDRPIPPFHYMVAVAGGDDVRCAPYATFGTAELSSHAVEALRHRQACLLARHGLVSLGSDLDQALRVAIEVETLARMYLQALQLGEPPQLTAAQMAAVHAQFRGLHYGQTDPEA; encoded by the coding sequence ATGAGCGAACAGGAGCTGCGCGAGCAGCTGGTGACTGTGGCGCGGCGCATGCAGGCCAGCGGCATCAACCAGGGCACTTCCGGCAATCTCTCGCTGCGCCTTCCCGGCGGCATGCTGATCACCCCCAGCTCCCTGCCCTATGAGCAGATGGAGCCGGGCGATCTGGTGGCCCTGGATCTGGCGGGCCAGCCGCTGCAGCCCGACCAGCCGCAACGGCGCCCGTCCTCGGAGTGGCGGCTGCATGCGGATGTGCTGGCGTCCCGTTTGGAGGCGATGGCCGTGCTCCATTGCCATCCCGTGCATGCCACCGCCCTGGCCTGTCATGACCGGCCGATTCCCCCGTTTCATTACATGGTGGCTGTGGCGGGGGGCGATGACGTTCGCTGTGCCCCCTATGCCACCTTCGGTACGGCGGAGCTGTCCAGCCATGCGGTGGAGGCCCTGCGCCATCGTCAGGCCTGTCTGCTGGCCCGTCATGGTTTGGTGAGCCTGGGATCCGATCTCGATCAGGCGCTGCGGGTCGCCATCGAGGTGGAAACCCTGGCGCGGATGTATCTCCAGGCGTTGCAGCTCGGCGAACCTCCCCAGCTCACGGCCGCCCAGATGGCGGCGGTGCATGCTCAGTTCCGCGGTTTGCACTACGGCCAGACGGATCCGGAAGCCTGA
- a CDS encoding ferredoxin-thioredoxin reductase catalytic domain-containing protein has protein sequence MTDPSAGNPEPTAESLEVIRKFAETYAQRTGTYFCSDPGVTAVVLKGLARHKDELGGALCPCRHYEDKEAEVSQAFWNCPCVPMRERKECHCMLFLTEDNPFRGDAQTISTEEIHASAG, from the coding sequence ATGACCGACCCGTCCGCTGGAAACCCGGAACCCACGGCCGAAAGCCTTGAGGTGATCCGGAAATTCGCCGAAACCTATGCCCAGCGCACCGGCACTTATTTCTGCAGTGATCCAGGTGTGACCGCTGTGGTGCTCAAGGGTCTTGCCCGGCACAAGGACGAGCTTGGCGGTGCTCTCTGCCCCTGCCGTCACTACGAAGACAAGGAAGCGGAGGTGTCGCAGGCCTTCTGGAACTGCCCCTGTGTGCCGATGCGGGAACGCAAGGAGTGCCACTGCATGCTCTTCCTCACCGAAGACAACCCTTTCCGCGGTGATGCCCAGACCATCAGCACCGAGGAGATCCACGCTTCAGCGGGATAA
- the sufC gene encoding Fe-S cluster assembly ATPase SufC: protein MIRPDAELLLEISDLHASVEDQPILKGVNLQVRAGEIHAVMGRNGSGKSTLSKVLAGHPAYRVTAGTVRYRGRDLFELEPEERARLGVFLGFQYPVEIAGVSNLEFLRVATNARRQCRELDELDTFEFEDHVREKLQVVQMDPAFLERSVNEGFSGGEKKRNEILQMALLEPVVAILDETDSGLDIDALRIVAAGVNQLAGPDNATLLITHYQRLLDEITPDYVHVMAAGRILRTGGRELALELEQTGYDWVDRELAAQGVA, encoded by the coding sequence GTGATCCGACCCGACGCTGAGTTGCTTCTCGAGATCTCCGATCTTCACGCCTCCGTGGAGGATCAGCCGATCCTTAAGGGCGTCAATCTGCAGGTGCGTGCTGGTGAGATCCATGCCGTGATGGGTCGCAATGGCAGCGGCAAGAGCACCCTGTCCAAAGTGCTGGCAGGCCATCCCGCCTACCGGGTCACCGCTGGAACGGTGCGCTATCGCGGCCGCGATCTGTTTGAACTGGAGCCGGAAGAACGCGCCCGATTGGGGGTCTTTCTCGGCTTCCAATACCCAGTGGAGATCGCCGGTGTGAGCAACCTGGAATTTCTGCGGGTGGCCACCAACGCCCGGCGTCAATGCCGGGAGCTGGATGAGCTCGACACCTTCGAGTTTGAAGACCATGTGCGCGAAAAGCTCCAGGTGGTGCAGATGGATCCCGCCTTCCTGGAGCGCAGCGTCAATGAAGGCTTCTCCGGCGGAGAGAAGAAGCGCAATGAAATCCTTCAGATGGCTTTGTTGGAGCCGGTGGTGGCCATTCTCGATGAAACGGATTCCGGCCTGGACATCGATGCGCTCCGCATTGTGGCGGCTGGAGTCAATCAGCTGGCCGGTCCTGATAACGCCACGCTGTTGATCACCCACTACCAGCGTTTGCTGGATGAAATCACCCCCGACTACGTCCATGTGATGGCGGCTGGGCGGATCCTCCGCACCGGTGGTCGGGAGCTGGCCCTGGAGTTGGAACAGACCGGTTACGACTGGGTCGACCGGGAATTGGCCGCACAGGGGGTGGCCTGA
- a CDS encoding SufD family Fe-S cluster assembly protein, giving the protein MTRTVLAPVQQRGREALARMGLPTRREEAWRLTDLKRLEALTHLPLSATPTPTAWPDPAPSVLRLVLDGVGDPLEGVSLPEGVRVLQPAELEQALGHTLDRCACAADWPVEFNHASARQVLALGIRGAVPPLELVMAGGDGLTATRVLLLLEEKAELELLQVCPGAGATAHSHLLEVHLGQEATLRHGLIACADGHPSLLVHCAVEQEPRSSYSLTSVVKGWTFARLEPRVVQVDGAASTTLRGLAVTSGDQQLATHSAVRFNGPDGGLDQLHKCLAGGRSHAIFNGAIQVPREAQRTDAAQLSRNLLVSDRARIDTKPELEIVADDVRCAHGATVSQLQDDELFYLQSRGIAAADAAGLLLRGYCQEVVDQLPATASVWRVMDGLLAEVTS; this is encoded by the coding sequence ATGACGCGCACAGTGCTCGCGCCGGTGCAGCAGCGGGGCAGGGAGGCCCTCGCACGGATGGGGCTCCCCACCCGACGTGAGGAGGCCTGGCGACTCACCGACCTGAAGCGGTTGGAGGCGTTGACCCACCTGCCCCTCAGTGCCACCCCCACCCCAACAGCTTGGCCTGACCCGGCACCGTCGGTGTTGCGGCTGGTTCTCGATGGCGTGGGCGATCCACTCGAAGGGGTGTCCCTGCCGGAGGGCGTGCGGGTTCTCCAACCGGCTGAGCTGGAGCAGGCCCTTGGCCACACGCTCGATCGCTGTGCCTGCGCGGCTGACTGGCCGGTGGAGTTCAATCACGCTTCGGCCCGGCAGGTGCTCGCTCTGGGCATTCGTGGAGCCGTACCGCCCCTGGAGCTGGTGATGGCCGGTGGCGATGGCCTCACCGCGACCCGGGTGCTGCTCTTGCTGGAAGAGAAAGCCGAGCTGGAACTGCTGCAGGTCTGTCCCGGGGCGGGAGCCACGGCCCACAGCCATCTGCTCGAGGTGCATCTCGGTCAGGAAGCGACCTTGCGGCACGGCCTGATCGCCTGTGCCGATGGCCACCCCTCCCTGCTCGTCCACTGCGCTGTCGAGCAGGAGCCGCGCAGCTCCTATTCCCTTACTTCCGTGGTCAAGGGCTGGACGTTCGCCCGGTTGGAACCCCGTGTGGTGCAGGTGGATGGAGCCGCAAGCACCACCCTGCGCGGCCTGGCGGTCACCAGTGGGGATCAGCAGCTGGCCACCCATTCGGCCGTGCGTTTCAACGGGCCGGATGGCGGCCTTGATCAGTTGCACAAGTGCCTGGCCGGTGGTCGCTCCCACGCCATCTTCAACGGGGCGATTCAGGTGCCCCGCGAGGCTCAGCGCACCGATGCGGCCCAGCTCAGTCGCAATCTGCTGGTGTCGGATCGGGCCCGGATCGACACCAAGCCCGAACTCGAGATCGTTGCCGACGACGTGCGTTGCGCCCATGGCGCCACCGTGTCGCAGTTGCAGGACGACGAGCTGTTCTATCTGCAGAGCCGAGGGATTGCGGCTGCTGATGCGGCTGGCCTGCTCCTGCGCGGTTACTGCCAGGAGGTGGTGGATCAACTGCCGGCCACGGCCTCCGTCTGGCGGGTGATGGATGGTCTGCTGGCGGAGGTGACGTCATGA